A single Rhodothermales bacterium DNA region contains:
- the holA gene encoding DNA polymerase III subunit delta, translating into MARGGQTYSQLDTSFRRRDFAPLYFLYGEEGFLIDSLQETLLQNALEPGERDFNLDIIYGAEVEAQQALAVCSAYPMMAARRLVIVRDFEKMKENALFKSYAERPNPTAVVALVCRGRPNLNAHPYRALKGKAVWAEIKPLHVNKIPGWIGSYVKSKDLSITPRACEMLADLVGTDLQAATAEIEKLTSFIGERRQIEEDDIICASGQTREFNVFELQRAVGEADYERAVTIAERLLQQTSNPRGESIRLVTILS; encoded by the coding sequence ATGGCCCGTGGTGGTCAGACATACAGTCAGCTAGATACCTCCTTCCGGCGTCGAGACTTCGCGCCCCTGTATTTCCTGTACGGCGAGGAAGGGTTTCTGATTGACTCCTTGCAGGAGACACTGCTCCAGAATGCGCTCGAACCGGGCGAGCGCGACTTTAACCTTGACATTATCTATGGTGCCGAGGTGGAGGCACAGCAGGCCCTGGCAGTCTGCAGTGCCTATCCCATGATGGCGGCTCGTCGGCTCGTCATCGTGCGTGACTTCGAGAAGATGAAGGAGAATGCGCTGTTCAAGTCGTACGCGGAGCGACCGAATCCGACGGCCGTTGTGGCGCTTGTTTGTCGGGGGCGTCCCAATCTGAATGCCCACCCATACCGGGCATTAAAGGGAAAGGCCGTCTGGGCCGAGATTAAGCCTCTGCACGTCAACAAGATACCGGGTTGGATCGGGTCGTACGTCAAGTCAAAGGACCTGTCGATCACCCCCCGGGCGTGTGAGATGCTGGCCGACCTCGTCGGAACGGATTTGCAGGCGGCGACGGCTGAAATCGAGAAACTAACCTCGTTTATAGGGGAGCGGAGGCAGATTGAAGAGGACGACATCATCTGTGCGAGTGGACAGACGAGGGAGTTCAACGTGTTCGAGTTGCAGCGGGCCGTTGGCGAGGCGGACTATGAGCGGGCCGTCACCATTGCGGAACGATTGTTGCAACAAACATCTAATCCACGCGGGGAGTCGATTCGCCTTGTAACGATCCTGTCAT